The Setaria italica strain Yugu1 chromosome IX, Setaria_italica_v2.0, whole genome shotgun sequence genome has a window encoding:
- the LOC101777980 gene encoding UDP-glycosyltransferase 83A1-like, whose translation MAKAHVLVLPFPAQGHVTPLMELSHRLVDHGFEVTFVNTEVNHALVVGALQAAAGGGTSALAGIHLESISDGVADDEDRKDLNKLIDCCTRHMPGHLERLIAEMEAAGRPKVKWLVPDVCMWWSFDVAKKFGIRVASFWPAAVACLAISLKIPKLTEEGLLNNKGWPERDETFQLAPGIPPLHTSQLPWNNVGAPEGQPIIFELFIRTDRLSALAEMVVCNSFHEAEAGAFKLLPHVLPIGPLSSDREFRKPVGQFLPEDTRCLRWLDAQPDGSVVYLAFGSMAIFDPRQFEELAEGLELTGRPFLWVVRPDFTAGLSKAWLDEFLARVAGKGMVVSWCPQQQVLAHRAVACFVSHCGWNSTMEGVRNGLPFLCWPYFADQYLDRNYVTDVWRTGLAVSPDADGIVTKEELRSKVEQVVGPRAHVTPFMELSHRLVDHGFEVTFVNTEVDHSLLLGALQPAGGAAALGGIHLASIPDGLADNGDRKDLSKVTDACSRHMPGYLERLITEMEAAGRPKVKWLVGDVVVGPCFEVAKKLGIRVASFWAASAACLAIMLDAPKLIEEGLINDKGCPERDETFQLAPGMPPLQTSQMPWMDGMSTPVGQPAMFELITGFNKFINLAEVVVCNSFDEAEVGTFKLYPDILSIGPLFADREFKKPVGHFLPEDERCLKWLDAQPDRSVVYVAFGSMAIFDPRQFEELAEGLELTGWPFLWVVRPDFTVGLEKAWLAEFQQRVAGTGIIVSWCSQQQVLAHRAVACFVSHCGWNSTMEGVRKGLPFLCWPYFCDQYLDRSYITNVWKTGVAVSPGADGIVTKEELRSKVEQVLGDGNVKERARLFMDASRWCIIGSGSSCENFSKFVTLLSE comes from the exons aTGGCCAAGGCTCACGTCCTCGTGCTGCCGTTCCCGGCGCAGGGCCATGTCACCCCTCTCATGGAGCTCTCCCACCGCCTGGTCGACCACGGCTTCGAGGTCACCTTCGTCAACACCGAGGTGAACCACGCGCTGGTCGTCGGCGcgctgcaggcggcggcgggcggcggcacgtcGGCGCTGGCCGGCATCCACCTGGAGTCCATCTCGGACGGGGTGGCAGACGATGAGGACCGCAAGGACCTCAACAAGCTCATCGACTGCTGCACCAGACACATGCCGGGGCACCTGGAGAGGCTCATCGCCGAAATGGAGGCGGCCGGGAGGCCCAAGGTGAAGTGGCTCGTCCCCGACGTGTGCATGTGGTGGTCCTTCGACGTCGCCAAAAAGTTCGGCATCCGCGTGGCCTCCttctggccggcggcggtggcgtgcttaGCCATTAGCCTCAAGATCCCCAAGCTGACAGAGGAAGGGCTCCTCAACAACAAGG GTTGGCCAGAGCGGGACGAGACGTTCCAACTTGCCCCCGGGATCCCGCCGCTCCACACGTCGCAGCTGCCGTGGAACAACGTCGGCGCGCCGGAGGGGCAGCCCATCATCTTCGAGCTGTTCATCCGGACCGACAGGCTCAGCGCCCTCGCCGAGATGGTGGTGTGCAACTCCTTCCACGAGGCCGAGGCCGGCGCGTTCAAGCTCCTGCCGCACGTCCTGCCCATCGGCCCGCTGTCCTCCGACAGGGAGTTCCGGAAGCCCGTCGGGCAGTTCCTGCCGGAGGACACCCGGTGCCTCCGGTGGCTCGACGCCCAGCCCGACGGCTCCGTCGTGTACCTGGCCTTCGGCAGCATGGCCATCTTCGACCCGCGCCAGTTCGAGGAGCTGGCCGAGGGGCTCGAGCTCACCGGCCGGCCGTTCCTGTGGGTGGTAAGGCCGGACTTCACCGCCGGCCTGAGCAAGGCGTGGCTCGACGAGTTCCTGGCCCGCGTCGCCGGCAAGGGCATGGTGGTCAGCTGGTGCCCCCAGCAGCAGGTCCTGGCGCACCGTGCGGTGGCGTGCTTCGTGtcgcactgcgggtggaactcgacgATGGAGGGTGTCAGGAACGGCCTGCCGTTCCTGTGCTGGCCCTACTTCGCCGACCAGTACCTGGACCGGAACTACGTCACCGACGTGTGGAGGACCGGCCTGGCGGTGTCGCCCGACGCGGACGGAATCGTGACGAAGGAGGAGCTGAGGAGCAAGGTGGAGCAGGTCGTCG GGCCACGTGCCCACGTCACCCCGTTCATGGAGCTCTCCCACCGCCTGGTCGATCACGGCTTCGAGGTCACCTTCGTCAACACTGAAGTGGATCACTCGCTGCTGCTCGGTGCACTgcagccggcgggcggcgccgcagCGCTGGGCGGCATCCACCTCGCGTCCATCCCTGACGGGCTGGCCGACAACGGCGACCGCAAGGACCTTAGCAAGGTCACGGACGCATGCTCTCGGCACATGCCGGGATACCTGGAGCGGCTCATCACCGAgatggaggcggccgggaggcccaaggtgaagtggctagtcgGCGACGTGGTCGTGGGTCCTTGCTTCGAGGTTGCCAAGAAACTCGGCATCAGGGTCGCTTCGTTctgggcggcgtcggcggcgtgcTTGGCAATCATGCTCGACGCCCCCAAGTTGATAGAGGAAGGACTCATCAACGACAAGG GTTGCCCAGAGCGGGATGAGACGTTCCAGCTCGCCCCCGGGATGCCGCCGCTGCAGACGTCGCAGATGCCGTGGATGGACGGGATGAGCACGCCGGTGGGGCAACCGGCCATGTTCGAGCTGATCACAGGGTTCAACAAGTTCATCAACCTCGCCGAGGTGGTCGTCTGCAACTCGTTCGACGAGGCCGAGGTCGGCACGTTCAAGCTGTACCCCGACATCCTGTCCATCGGCCCGCTGTTCGCCGACCGGGAGTTCAAGAAGCCCGTCGGCCACTTCCTGCCGGAGGACGAGAGGTGCCTCAAGTGGCTCGACGCGCAGCCCGATCGGTCCGTCGTGTACGTGGCCTTTGGCAGCATGGCCATCTTCGACCCGCGCCAATTCGAGGAGCTGGCCGAGGGGCTGGAGCTCACCGGCTGGCCCTTCCTGTGGGTGGTAAGGCCGGACTTCACCGTCGGCCTGGAGAAGGCGTGGCTTGCCGAGTTCCAGCAACGCGTCGCCGGAACGGGCATCATCGTCAGCTGGTGTTCCCAGCAGCAG GTCCTAGCGCATCGTGCGGTGGCGTGCTTCGTGTcccactgcgggtggaactcgaccATGGAAGGTGTCAGGAAGGGGCTACCGTTCCTGTGCTGGCCCTACTTCTGCGACCAATACCTAGACCGGAGCTACATCACCAACGTTTGGAAGACCGGCGTCGCGGTGTCGCCTGGTGCAGACGGCATCGTGACGAAGGAGGAACTGAGGAGCAAGGTGGAGcaagtcctcggcgacggcaaCGTCAAGGAGAGGGCGCGGCTCTTCATGGATGCTTCTCGCTGGTGCATCATAGGAAGTGGATCATCATGTGAGAACTTCAGCAAGTTTGTGACCCTGCTAAGTGAATGA
- the LOC111255844 gene encoding UDP-glycosyltransferase 83A1-like produces the protein MAKAHILVLPFPAQGHVTPLMELSHRLVDHGFEVTFVNTEAHHALVVGALQAAGGTSALAGIHLASISDGVEDDEDRKDISKLVDTYARHMPGHLERLVAEMEAAGRPKVKWLVSDVYAWWSLNVAKRLGIRVASFWPGSAACLAINLKIPKLTEEGLLNNKG, from the coding sequence aTGGCCAAGGCTCACATCCTCGTGCTGCCGTTCCCGGCGCAGGGCCATGTCACCCCGCTCATGGAGCTCTCCCACCGCCTGGTCGACCACGGCTTCGAGGTCACCTTCGTCAACACCGAAGCGCATCACGCGCTGGTCGTCGGCGCGctgcaggcggcgggcggcacgtCGGCGCTGGCCGGCATACACCTGGCGTCCATCTCCGACGGGGTGGAAGACGACGAGGACCGCAAGGACATCAGCAAGCTCGTCGACACCTACGCCCGTCACATGCCGGGGCACCTGGAGCGGCTCGTCGCCGAAATGGAGGCGGCCGGGAGGCCCAAGGTGAAGTGGCTCGTCTCCGACGTGTACGCGTGGTGGTCCTTGAACGTCGCCAAAAGGTTAGGCATCCGGGTGGCCTCATTCTGGCCGGGGTCGGCGGCGTGCTTAGCTATTAATCTCAAGATCCCCAAGTTGACAGAGGAAGGGCTCCTCAACAACAAGGGTTAG